One Zonotrichia albicollis isolate bZonAlb1 chromosome 14, bZonAlb1.hap1, whole genome shotgun sequence genomic window, GCACCCACCCCGTCACCAAGCCCCGCCCCTAGGTCCCACCCCCCAAACCGCAGCACTGCCCTTAGCCAAGCCTGCGCCGACCTGGCCCTAGCCGCCCCCAGGCACCGCCTCCCGTCGGCCACCCCCGACACCACCCCTCCCCTGGGCGCCGCGGCCCCCGGGCGCCGCCCCAACCCTACCTGAGCCCCCGCCCCCGGGCACCGCCCCCGGCACCGCCCCCCGTCGCCGTGCCCCCGCCCCCGGGCACCGACCCTTCGTCGCCGGGCCGCGGCGGCCAGAGGCCGCCCCGACGCCTTAGATGCCCCTCCCCGCGACGCCGCCGGCCTCACGCGAACCGGAATTTCATTCCGGCCCCCGGGGACCCGCGGAGAGCGCAAAAATCCCGGCAAAAATCGAGAAAAAAGATCCGGTCATAGGGGCCGCCATCTtcccggaaaccacgtgtcggcatggacgccgccatcttgccggaatccacgtgtcggcatgggcgccgccatcttgccggaaaccacgtgtcggcatgggcgccgccatcttgccggaatccacgtgtcggcatgggcgccgccatcttgacCGAATCCATGTGTCggtatgggcgccgccatcttgccggaatccacgtgtcggcatgggcgcctccatcttgccggaaaccacgtgtctaCATCAGCGCCGCCATCTATCCGAGCCCAGAGTCTACCCCGACGCCTTAGATGCCCCTCCCCGCGACGCCGCCGGCCTCACGCGAACCGGAATATCATTCCGGCCCCCGGGGACCCGCGGAAAGCGCAAAAATCCCGGCAAAAATCGAGAAAAAAGATCCGGtcatgggggccgccatcttcccggaaaccacgtgtcggcatgggcgccgccatcttgccggaatcctcgtgtcggcatgggcgccgccatcttgccggaaaccacgtgtcggcatgggcgccgccatcttgccggaatccacgtgtcgatatgggcgccgccatcttgacCGAATCCACGTGTCggtatgggcgccgccatcttgccggaatccacgtgtcggcaCGGGCGCctccatcttgccggaaactaCGTGTCTTCCTCAGCGCCGCCATCTATCCGAGCCCAGAGGCTACCCCGACGCCTTAGATGCCCCTTCCCGCGACGCCGCCGGCCTCACGCGAACCGGAATATCATTCCGGCCCCCGGGGACCCGCGGACAGCGCAAAAATCCCGGCAAAAATCGAGAAAAAAGATCCGGtcatgggggccgccatcttcccggaaaccacgtgtcggcatgggcgccgccatcttgccggaatccacgtgtcggcatgggcgccgccatcttgccggaaaccacgtgtcggcatgggggccgccatcttgccggaatccacgtgtcggcatgggcgccgccatcttgccggaatccacgtgtcggcatgggcgccgccattttgccggaaaccacgtgtcggcacgggcgccgccatcttggattaGGGTTAGTTTTAATCGGTAATTTTAACAATTAGGGTTaattttaaagctcttttaggattatttaaggattttttaaaggttcttgggggatttttacGGGTGTTTTAGGGGCTTTTTAAAAGTAGGGCATTTTGAGTGTATTCGGAGGCTCTTTTTAGGGTTCTGTTTAAGATATGTTTAAgatacattttctctctctctttctaactttgttttcctttctagctttagtttaaaaaagcagcagtagaaaagtTATTTACGGTTAGGTTTATTTGAGTTTTTATTAGGGTTCAATGGTGTGGGATGTTTGTTCTGTTAGTAAtagaaataggttttgttttgatgtgctgcgatGGGATGAGCGTGTGCTGCGTACTGGTGCTGACAAAGGTACAGTATTTTTATGGCTCTGATGTGTCGGGTTAATGAATTTATATGGTCTAATATGTCTAATATGGTCTAAtatgatgaaaataaaaataaatatacatttaaaaataaatataaaattatagtggtaaacagaaatatagaaatcaaatagataaatacataaaactataatatattgtatattattgtAACATAACATATAAATTatagtctattatatatataaacaaagATATATAACTAtagaatgtaaatataaaaacagtaaattatattggagatttttttttgtttttttaggtTATAGGCTGGGTTTTATAATAAATGTGgtggtgggctttgctgcagctggaaTTTGTATCTATTTCAGGAAGCGTCATATAGTATATCCTGCAATTTAATAGATCCCCTGCTATGTTAGTTGTAGTGGAAGAAGCTGAATGAAACCAGGACACTGAACTTTGGTGCACCAAACCCCTGCCAATAACAGGTTTTCAAATAACAAACCCACAGTTTACAACAATGTTAAAAGCCCAGCCTACAAAAATACCAAACtcccagccaaaaaaaaaaaactaaaaacttGGCCTACAAAAATATCGAACAAACCAGCCTataaaaaactgcatttcaaaATACCAGAACAACCTAGTTTCAAAATAATAGGAAACCCAATTTCAAGGTACACAGGAGCTGAGGGCTGCGGGGCAGAGGGACCGGTTGAGGGGTAAAGGGAGAGGCCTTGAGGGCTGGACAGTCCAGTGGAGATCAGGGGTACAGGATACAGCTGTACCACCCCCTCACCCCAGCCCTAACCTCAGCCTAACCAGCTCCCCTAAAAACAGCCTTTTCccccaacagcagcacaacaCAGCAACCCTAACAGCGAGACCAGAGAGCAACCCTCACACACCAGGACAATGACAGAACCCTCAGAGAACAACAGAACAACTGCGGCTAGAGAGCAACAGGTAGAGTTTGGAGACTGAGCACgtctttttgagtttttttctcAGGACTTTTAAAGGTATTTAGGGGATTTTGGAAGGGACTTCTCTGGGACTTTTTAGGGTATTGTTGGGGCTTTTTcaaagccattctgtgattccctagAATATTTTGAAGATTATGGTCAGGGTCAGAGGAAACACCCTCTGAAAAGGCAGAGTTTTAGGACTGCAGTGGAATGCTTTAGAAAGGGGTCAGCGGTGGCACAGCAGGTCAGGTCCCACACTGCCAGTCCAAAGGTTGTAAGTTTTAGACCCAGCTAAGTTGTTGTGGTCAGGGTTAGATGCTCTCAGCTTTGGTCTGGGagaatttctgcacagaaaaactCACCCCCTGAGTTTGCTGATGCCAGTTTGCAGGAGGTGCTTGGCACTGCCAGAGCAGCCCGAGTTCTCGGTGGGGGCagctttgctcctggagaaatcctgtgctggccctcttccctgtaaaaccaaactcaccccTGCTGCGTGTCGACGTCCATCCGCAGGAGGCACGTGGCACTCCGAGGGCAGCAAGAGTtcttggtgttggcagctgcgGACTGCGAGAAATTGTTCTCTGCAGTTTTGGAGGCCGAATTGCAGTTTCTGCCATGGGCACACAGAGAGGAAAGGCTGTTAATTTCCTTAGAAAGGAAAGCCTGGCACCCCATGGTTTAAGGGGCAGACAAAGGGCTGTATAGGGGAAAGAGCTCCTCACAGGACCTTTCTTCACCTCAGCCCCCACTCCAAGGTCTAGCATGCCCCCGTGTGACAAGCTGCTTTCAGAGGGTTGCCCGGGCAcacctgcacagggagctgctagGCCAGAGGGACTAACGGGGACGGTCGGAGCATCCAGCACGGACTAGGAAACAGCCAGacccacctgggcactgagcatcACTTTGAGAAAACGCCAAGGGAAGAGCCCTTTTGGCCAAGGGCCAGCAACTGAGCAGGCCAGGCAGCAAGTGGGGTTCCAGGAGAGGGCTTTCAACTTTCCCCTTTTACAGTGTCAGTCCCTCtccaaagcccccagaccctccagagCACTCCCAGAAAGGAGAGGGGTTATTAGGAGAAAAAGAGTttataaaaaagggaaaaagcttcATTTTCCATTAGTTTTTGTGTTCAAACTGGTAGGGACTTGGATTCCCCTGCAATTTTAATGGTCTCAGTTGAAATAATCCCTGCCTTTTCTATGCTGTTAGGGGTGTTAATTGACAGGGAGTCCTCATTCTCTATTATTTGGCAGtttaaaaagaaggggaaaatctTGACAATGTTTCTTATGGGTTTGAATTAAGGGTAGCCACCCCTTTTTGTTGTCCTGAGGCCCAAATTGAGGGAGAAGGCCAGCTATCCCTCCATCCTAAGGGTTTgaactgagggaaaaatccttcttttttcATCACTGGAGAGATTTAAAGTGTGGAAAGCCCCTCTTTTCCCAATATTTAAGGAGAGCAAATTAAAGGGCAGAAACTATTTATTTGCCATTGTATTAGCTTCAGTAGAGGTAACTGCcccatttcctctttttaagGAGTTCACTGGAAGGAAGCTCTGCCTTTTTCAGCATCTTAAGGGtttaaaactacatttcagGGCACTTCTTTCTATGCTGTAGGACCAAGTATCTCAGAGAAGGATGAGCCTCACATGCCCTTAACCCTTACACTGCCTGGgaggcttttatttttcttatttttccttataatgTAGATAGCCTAAATTAGAGGTCCCAAGGAGACTTAGACTATTCATACCATTAGTATTCTTCTCCACCCAGCTTAGTCACATGGGAAATACTACTTAGTAGCCACTAAGGAATAATTACGTAAGTTAACAGCAAATTACCCAATCTATCTAGTTATGCTGCCTAAacagaaagttttatttcttaccagtttgctgcccttttgcTCCAAGCAGTTttacaaaaaagaaagcaatgttatttttctgaagagCTTTCTTCTATAACAAGCACTTTACTCCCCTTGAATTTGAGTCAGAGaggccaaacagctgcagctgctctgagggctATTATACTCGGTGGGATTTGCCCCCTCCCTTTTCGTGGGTGCCATGGGGATGAGAGGCGGGCACAATCAGGGGTATAttaaccccagccttggctgtggggcttcattccctctctgggatgtgctggggtaagagctctcctctcatttcagagaagaggctctttcagctcatctcaacttctttccagcaggtgtttctgggcATCTAAAGCATAGAGGCTTTGAAGATTCTGTGAAGTAAACAGCATGGAATACAGGAAGTATTTAGACTCATGATTTTGGcttttgtgtttaggggtgGTAAAGTGCAtttgtaatttctggttttgttcttgttttgttttgtatttttttttaggaggAGCGCAGCATCCAGAGATTCCTGGTTGTGTCAAGTACAACACTTTTTTCAGCAGATtcatcatgtcacaagagggattcgcccagtgtcaaggatgatgtctGAGATTGAGGcatcaggtgagttgaggattgtgattAGGAGAGGGAATGTGAGCAGGCATACAGTTAGGAATTATTGTGGGTGGGGGGAGGTTTGAAGGTAGCAGGGTGAAAAAGGATGTTTATTTGAGGACCCCCCCCCCCTAAGGCTTCTCAGAAGCCTAGCAGAGGTATTCCCATGTCCTACAGCACACAAGGTTATCTACTGCACTCATAGGAATGCTATccaactttgcctttctctaacccaggtgccactgctaataaaggccacagccttggaatcagggtgaagctggagcctaaagcagccaggcacactcaggagagggcaagtagctgacttgCTGGgatttctgtctctctgtcttcTCTATCTCgctctcttctttttctctctgtttttttctctgtcttcttttctctctgtttccctctgtctttttttcccctgtctcttcctcttcttttcactctttttccttctctctatttttttcagcctttacttctctctctcttttctctctctctctctctctctcttttctctctctctctctctcttttctctctctcactctctctctctctaactttgttttcctttctagctttagtttaaaaaagcagcagtagaaactttcaggctcccggggagtaaaggaaaaaaataaaaaatttaaaaatacaaaacaaaccctttattccccgggagcctgaaattttctactgctgcaccggacatatagtttttattctttttactatATACATTATATAGGAACCCCACCCTCTCCTAATCAggacccccagctgacaccaatcaagcctaatcagcacccccagctgacaccaatcaagcctaatcagtacccccagctgacagcaatcaagcctaatcagtacccccagctgataccaatcaagcctaatcagtacccccagctgacacccccccagctgacaccaatcaagcctaatcagtacccccagctgacacccccccagctgacaccaatcaagcctaatcagtacccccagctgacaccaatcaagcctaatcagtacccccagatgacacacccccagctgacaccaatcaagcctaatcagtacccccagctgacaccaatcaagcctaatcagtacccccagctgataccaatcaagcctaatcagtacccccagctgacacccccccagctgacaccaatcaagcctaatcagtacccccagctgacaccaatcaagcctaatcagtacccccagctgacacacccccagctgacaccaatcaagcctaatcagtacccccagctgacaccaatcaagcctaatcagtacccccagatgacacacccccagctgacaccaatcaagcctaatcagtacccccagctgacaccaatcaagcctaatcaatACCCCCAGCTgataccaatcaagcctaatcagtacccccagctgacacacccccagctgacaccaatcaagcctaatcagtgcCCACAGCTGACacccccccagctgacaccaatcaagcctaatcagtacccccagctgacaccaatcaagcctaatcagtctCACCTACCACTAGACAGCACCCCTATACCCAAGCACCGACCCTGTCACCAAGCCCCGCCCCTgggtccccccccccccccttccccaaaCCACAGCCCCCTCCCTAGCCAAGCCCGCGCCGCCCCGGCCCTAGCCGCCCCCAGGGACCGCCTCCCACCGGCCACCGCCGCCCCTAGGCGCCCCAGTCCCCGGACACCGCCCCCCCCGTCGCCAAGCCCCCGCCCCCTAACACCACCCCCGGTACCCAAGCGCCCCGCCCCCGGGCtccgccccgcccccgggcgCCGACGCCACGCCCCCGGGCACCGCCCCCCCATCGCCGTGCCCCCGCCCCCGGGCGCCACCTCCCCTACCCGAGCCCCCGCCCCCGTGCGCCGCCCCTCCGTCGCCGGGCCGCCGCGGCCAGAAGCCGCCCCCACGGCTCAGAAGCCCCTCCCCGCGACGCCGCCGGCCGCACGGGAACCGGAATAACACTCCGGCCACGGGGGACAGGAGGAAAGCGCAAAAAACCCggcaaaaatagagaaaaaacaaTCCGGTCATGGCGGCCGCCATGTTGCCGGAAGTGACGTAATTCGGATAGCGCCGCCATCTTGTCCCCgtaccacgtgtcggcatgggcgccgccatcttgccgaaaaccacgtgtcggcatgggggccgccatcttgccggaaaccacgtgtcggcatgggcgccgccatcttgccggaaaccacgtgtcttcatgggcgccgccatcttgccggaaaccacgtgtcgacatgggcgccgccatcttgccagAAACCACGTGTCctcatgggcgccgccatcttgccggaaaacACCCCTGGGCGCCGCCAttttgccggaaaccacgtgatATTATGGGCGCAGCCATTTTGCTCTAAGTCACGTGACCACCGCCATCATAGAAAACAATCACGTGACGACGTGcgggccgccatcttggattaGGGTGAGTTTTAATCGGTAATTTTAACAATTAGGGCTAATTTTAAAGGGGTAATTTTAAGGGTTACAGtttattttaacattaattAGGTTTGGGATGGGGTTTAGGGTTCGGGGTGGGGTCCGGGATCGGGTATTGCCCTCGGGTGACGGTTGGGGGCCGGGTATAGCGTTCTGGGGGGGTTCCGAATCAGGTTTAGGCCTACGGTGAGGGTGAGGCCTCAGGCAAGGGGTGAGGGggtgagggtttggggtttagGGGTTTAGGGGTttaggggtttgggggtttaggggtttagggttagggtttagggttagggttagggttagggtttagggttagggtttagggttagggttagggttagggtttagggttagggttaggggttaggggttagggttaggggttagggttagggttagggttaggggttaggggttagggttagggttagggttagggttagggttagggttagggttagggttagggttaggggttagggttagggttagggttagggttagggttaggggttagggttaggggttagggttagggttagggttagggttagggttagggttagggttagggttagggttagggttagggttaggggttagggttagggttagggttagggttagggttagggttagggttagggttagggttagggttagggttagggttagggtttgggttagggttagggttagggttagggttagggttagggttagggttagggttagggttagggttagggttagggttagggttagggttagggttagggttagggttagggttagggttagggttagggttagggttagggttagggttagggttagggtta contains:
- the LOC141730851 gene encoding uncharacterized protein LOC141730851 — encoded protein: MPLPATPPASREPEYHSGPRGPAESAKIPAKIEKKDPVMGAAIFPETTCRHGRRHLAGILVSAWAPPSCRKPRVGMGAAILPESTCRYGRRHLDRIHVSVWAPPSCRNPRVGTGASILPETTCLPQRRHLSEPRGYPDALDAPSRDAAGLTRTGISFRPPGTRGQRKNPGKNREKRSGHGGRHLPGNHVSAWAPPSCRNPRVGMGAAILPETTCRHGGRHLAGIHVSAWAPPSCRNPRVGMGAAILPETTCRHGRRHLGLGSTTQQP